The following proteins are co-located in the Herpetosiphon gulosus genome:
- a CDS encoding type II toxin-antitoxin system VapC family toxin, protein MFLLDTNHCSLILQGNPVVLEHLAAIGQTPVMTCVIVQGELILMAERSARRAENRRTVDAFLREITIFSIDQITAHTYGSLKAAVLRHFGPKEKAKQRHTALHQLGFSENDLWIAAIALQ, encoded by the coding sequence ATGTTTCTGCTGGATACCAATCATTGCAGCCTGATTCTCCAAGGTAATCCCGTCGTGCTGGAGCACTTGGCCGCCATTGGCCAAACGCCCGTGATGACCTGTGTGATTGTCCAAGGTGAATTAATTTTGATGGCCGAACGGTCAGCACGGCGTGCCGAAAACCGCCGCACCGTCGATGCCTTCTTACGTGAAATCACGATCTTTTCGATTGACCAGATTACCGCCCATACGTATGGCAGCCTCAAGGCCGCCGTCTTGCGGCACTTTGGCCCGAAGGAAAAAGCCAAACAACGGCATACCGCCCTGCACCAGCTGGGCTTCTCGGAAAACGATCTCTGGATTGCCGCGATTGCCCTCCAATAG